Proteins encoded by one window of uncultured Methanobrevibacter sp.:
- a CDS encoding FprA family A-type flavoprotein: MKANAQKIADGVYWIGVLDWDLRTYHGYTLDGTTYNAYIVFGEDEVAIIDNAYPGKTKEMMARIDDAFAQEGREVKVDYIIQNHVEKDHSGVLVDLHKRFPEAPIYCTKIAVNGLLKHYPALEGAEFITVGTGDSLDVGGRTLAFLDAFLLHWPDSMFTLLADETGILFPNDAFGQHLCFTQRFSDEIPEYVLMDAAQKFYANLITPLSKLVLKKLNEVVELGLLDSIKMIAPSHGQIWTDPMQIIGAYQNWATGVCEDKITIIYDTMHYSTQQMAHEIAEGAMSEGYDVEIFFLHEDERSEIVKSILTSKGIAVGDPTINDVPYPSIGDIMYYLKGLLFNRTGIVRKAVTFGSMGGKGGTPAMLAEELNNYGFDVVESQEITFVPNAEEDEASYELGKKLAQACKEL, translated from the coding sequence ATGAAAGCAAACGCACAAAAAATAGCTGATGGAGTATACTGGATTGGTGTACTCGATTGGGACCTCAGAACCTACCACGGTTACACCTTAGATGGAACCACCTACAATGCATACATTGTATTTGGTGAAGACGAAGTTGCAATTATCGACAACGCATATCCTGGAAAAACCAAAGAAATGATGGCACGTATCGATGATGCATTCGCTCAAGAAGGAAGAGAAGTCAAAGTTGACTACATCATCCAAAACCACGTGGAAAAAGACCACTCAGGAGTATTAGTGGACTTACACAAAAGATTCCCTGAAGCACCTATTTACTGTACCAAAATTGCTGTAAACGGTCTTTTAAAACACTACCCTGCACTTGAAGGTGCTGAATTCATAACAGTCGGAACCGGAGATTCATTAGATGTCGGCGGAAGAACACTAGCTTTCTTAGACGCATTCCTCTTACACTGGCCTGACAGCATGTTTACCTTACTTGCAGATGAAACCGGAATCTTATTCCCTAACGACGCATTCGGTCAACACTTATGTTTCACCCAAAGATTCTCTGATGAAATCCCTGAATACGTTTTAATGGATGCAGCTCAAAAATTCTATGCAAACTTAATCACACCTCTTTCCAAATTAGTACTTAAAAAATTAAACGAAGTAGTGGAATTAGGTTTACTCGACTCCATCAAAATGATTGCACCATCTCACGGTCAAATCTGGACCGACCCAATGCAAATCATTGGAGCTTACCAAAACTGGGCAACCGGAGTATGTGAAGATAAAATCACTATCATCTACGATACCATGCACTACTCAACCCAACAAATGGCTCACGAAATTGCAGAAGGTGCAATGTCTGAAGGATACGATGTTGAAATCTTCTTCTTGCACGAAGATGAAAGATCAGAAATCGTCAAAAGTATCTTAACCAGTAAAGGAATTGCGGTTGGAGATCCTACAATCAACGATGTACCATACCCAAGTATCGGAGACATCATGTACTACTTGAAAGGATTACTCTTCAACAGAACAGGTATTGTAAGAAAAGCAGTTACCTTCGGTTCAATGGGAGGTAAAGGTGGAACACCTGCAATGCTTGCTGAAGAATTAAACAACTACGGATTTGACGTGGTTGAAAGCCAAGAAATTACATTCGTTCCAAATGCTGAAGAAGATGAAGCAAGTTACGAATTAGGTAAAAAATTAGCTCAAGCATGTAAAGAATTATAA